The following proteins come from a genomic window of Pichia kudriavzevii chromosome 1, complete sequence:
- a CDS encoding uncharacterized protein (PKUD0A03670; similar to Saccharomyces cerevisiae YKR097W (PCK1); ancestral locus Anc_5.708), whose product MAPTAVDIHNEYKQNVSNEQEIPFNKTERKSSIASKLGLNPDAKIHYNSAVPILYEDGLKEKGTTISSSGALIAFSGSKTGRSPKDKRIVDEETSTDNIWWGPVNKKVDENTWNISKSRAIDYLRTREKVYIIDAFAGWDPRYRIKVRIVCARAYHALFMKNMLIRPTTEELKNFGEPDFTIWNAGQFPANVYTKGMTSSTSVEINFKSMEMVILGTEYAGEMKKGIFTVMFYLMPIRHKVLTLHSSANQGKKDGDVTLFFGLSGTGKTTLSADPHRELIGDDEHCWSDHGVFNIEGGCYAKCLDLSAEREPEIFNAIRFGSVLENVVYDPVDRTVDYSAANVTENTRCAYPIDFIPSAKIPCLADSHPKNIVLLTCDARGVLPPVSKLTNAQVMYHFISGYTSKMAGTEVGVTEPEATFSACFGQPFLVLHPMKYAQQLSDKMAEHSSTAWLLNTGWTGQSYVKGGKRCPLKYTRAILDAIHSGELAKQEFETYPTFGLQVPKTCPGVPESVLNPSKYWATGEADFKAEVTNLAKLFAENFEKYSAECTAEVVAAGPAL is encoded by the coding sequence atggcTCCAACTGCTGTTGATATCCATAACGAGTACAAACAGAATGTTTCCAACGAACAGGAAATTCCTTTCAACAAAACTGAAAGAAAGTCATCGATTGCATCTAAATTAGGACTGAATCCAGACGCTAAGATTCACTACAATTCTGCTGTTCCTATATTATACGAAGATGgtttaaaggaaaaaggtACAACCATTTCCTCTTCTGGTGCATTGATTGCATTCTCTGGTTCCAAAACAGGTAGATCTCCAAAGGACAAAAGAATTGTCGATGAAGAGACTTCAACAGACAACATCTGGTGGGGTCCAGTCAATAAGAaggttgatgaaaacacTTGGAATATCTCGAAATCTAGAGCGATTGATTATTTGAGAACAAGAGAGAAGGTTTACATTATCGATGCTTTTGCTGGTTGGGATCCAAGATACAGAATTAAGGTTAGAATTGTCTGTGCTAGAGCTTACCATGCTTTGTTCATGAAGAATATGTTAATTAGACCAACAACGGAAGAATTAAAGAACTTTGGTGAGCCTGATTTCACCATTTGGAATGCAGGTCAATTCCCTGCTAATGTTTACACTAAGGGTAtgacttcttcaacttctgTTGAAATAAATTTCAAGTCTATGGAAATGGTTATCCTAGGTACGGAATACGCAGGTGAAATGAAGAAAGGTATTTTTACCGTTATGTTCTACTTGATGCCAATCAGACACAAGGTTTTAACTTTACACTCTTCTGCAAATCAAGGTAAAAAGGATGGTGATGTCACATTATTCTTTGGTTTATCTGGTACAGGTAAAACAACCTTGTCTGCAGATCCTCATAGAGAATTgattggtgatgatgaacATTGCTGGTCTGATCATGGtgttttcaacattgaAGGTGGATGTTATGCTAAGTGTTTGGACTTATCTGCTGAAAGAGAACCTGAGATTTTCAATGCAATTAGGTTTGGATCTGTCTTGGAGAATGTTGTCTATGATCCAGTTGATAGAACTGTTGACTATTCCGCTGCAAATGTCACTGAAAATACTAGATGTGCCTATCCTATCGACTTTATTCCTTCTGCTAAAATCCCATGTCTGGCAGATTCTCATCCAAAGAATATTGTTCTTTTAACTTGTGATGCAAGAGGTGTTTTGCCACCTGTCTCCAAGCTAACTAATGCACAAGTCATGTATCACTTTATCTCTGGTTACACCTCCAAGATGGCAGGTACCGAAGTTGGTGTCACTGAACCAGAAGCAACCTTCTCTGCATGTTTTGGTCAACCTTTCTTAGTTTTACATCCAATGAAATACGCACAACAACTCTCTGATAAAATGGCTGAACATTCTTCCACCGCTTGGTTATTGAATACCGGTTGGACTGGTCAATCTTATGTTAAAGGTGGTAAGAGATGTCCATTGAAGTATACTAGAGCAATTTTAGATGCTATTCACTCTGGTGAGCTTGCAAAACAGGAATTCGAAACATACCCTACTTTCGGTTTACAAGTTCCAAAAACTTGTCCAGGTGTCCCAGAAAGTGTTCTGAACCCATCTAAATACTGGGCTACTGGTGAAGCTGATTTCAAGGCTGAAGTCACTAACTTGGCTAAATTATTTGCTGAGAACTTTGAAAAGTATTCTGCAGAATGTACTGCAGaagttgttgctgctgGTCCTGCTTTATAA
- a CDS encoding uncharacterized protein (PKUD0A03700; similar to Saccharomyces cerevisiae YPR029C (APL4); ancestral locus Anc_7.435) gives MKENDNILKGNKKRTKEINLGEYNRYPFIYTYVYHSLCRFNRQLLAASIMGSLKTFIKAVRNSKTIAAERAVIRKESAKIRSSFRDPHLDNEKRRKNIQKLLYLYILGEPTQFGQVECLKLIASTKFSDKRIGYMVAMLIMDESQDILTLLTNSLDIDMKNANPLIIGLALTALGNLTSPELAKDLYPNVEKLLNSSQSYIKKKAALVASKLVEKDPVLCEVYLPYLDNLLNEKSHGVLLGTLVLINTIYFNDNSCHKQLVQYIPKILSHIKLLQSSSYSPEYDVKGIPDPFLFVSLLKTVRILLSSSNIYSNDDMKYNSDYLLESVNDVLTQVCAKFENTKGSGYSILYEAVKTIFTIQSDSSLKVLGVNILSKFLIQKDNNIRYVALDTLLQVIEYEPLAVQRHRNTIVGCLHDGDISIRRRALELTFGITNQQNIKLLFKEILKYLKVEQDEDLKHYITSQMTILCENYNSNVEWTLNTMISMLNIAGNYCNDNILSTILSIIMQSSGNQELIKETLVRLVKTFNSGLYDQYGLSLVTVWCLGEYSDLIIDNNNAEMNESKIFDIINSILAVSDFSNDDEKLKIKIYVLTACLKLSVKFKIPSNVEKLRMIISNASKDINLEIQTRAVEYLKIFGEPMTIRRGLLERMPAPPVKKQEITSLLNRTTLYGENAVKDTNQGSSKASKSGDLLLDLLGDDDTSNKTNSNSTLSKGINGKEKDNVIDLLSDIFGTSSINATTSNNNGNTIDSKEPESLEVFNDGSIRVGFIVEKVASGSCELQAVVKNISTNTITGISVLCAVSKQQNLQLSSIAKTTLNAQDYTPLTLKITGKPGSKVKVRVKLGYILNGKVDRQFDYVNSENTL, from the coding sequence ATGAAGGAGAATGACAACATACTGAAgggaaacaagaaaagaacaaaagaaataaatCTAGGTGAATACAACAGATATCCATTCATATATACATACGTATATCATAGTCTATGCAGATTTAACCGTCAACTATTAGCCGCATCAATAATGGGATCGTTGAAGACATTCATCAAAGCTGTAAGAAACAGTAAAACTATAGCTGCTGAGCGGGCAGTGATCAGAAAGGAAAGTGCCAAAATTAGATCGTCATTCAGAGACCCACATTTGGATAATGAAAAGAGGCGGAAAAACATCCAAAAGTTGCTATACCTTTATATATTGGGTGAACCAACACAGTTTGGACAGGTGGAAtgtttgaagttgattgCGTCCACCAAGTTTTCTGACAAGAGAATCGGCTATATGGTTGCAATGCTAATAATGGACGAATCTCAAGACATCTTGACGTTATTGACAAATTCGTTAGACATTGACATGAAAAACGCAAATCCGCTAATCATTGGTTTGGCATTAACGGCTCTAGGTAACTTGACAAGTCCAGAATTAGCAAAAGACCTTTATccaaatgttgaaaagttACTAAACTCTTCCCAATCTTACATCAAGAAAAAGGCAGCATTGGTTGCTAGTAAATTGGTGGAGAAGGATCCAGTTTTATGTGAGGTTTACCTTCCATATCTTGATAATTTACTTAATGAAAAATCGCACGGTGTTTTGTTGGGTACATTGGTTCTAATCAATACCATTTATTTCAACGATAACTCGTGTCATAAACAGCTAGTTCAATATATTCCTAAGATTTTATCCCATATCAAACTTTTACAATCTTCAAGTTACTCACCTGAATATGATGTCAAAGGTATTCCTGATCCGTTTTTGTTTGTCTCGCTATTGAAAACTGTCAGGATTTTACTTTCCTCCTCCAATATCTACTCGAATGACGACATGAAGTACAATAGTGACTATTTATTGGAATCAGTCAATGATGTCCTAACTCAGGTCTGTGCTAAATTCGAAAACACAAAAGGGTCAGGTTATTCGATATTATATGAAGCTGTAAAGACTATCTTTACGATTCAATCGGACTCCTCGTTGAAAGTTTTGGGCGTCAATATATTATCCAAGTTTCTAATCCAAAAGGATAATAACATTAGGTACGTTGCTTTAGACACTTTATTACAGGTCATTGAATATGAGCCATTAGCTGTCCAAAGACATAGAAATACAATTGTTGGATGTTTGCATGATGGCGATATATCGATTCGTCGTAGGGCTTTAGAATTAACATTTGGAAttacaaatcaacaaaatatcaagTTGTTATTCAAggagattttgaaatactTGAAAGTTGAGCAAGACGAGGACTTGAAGCATTATATCACATCCCAAATGACAATTTTGTGCGAGAATTATAATTCCAATGTAGAATGGACCTTAAATACGATGATCTCAATGTTAAACATTGCAGGTAACTACTGTAACGATAATATATTGTCTACAATATTATCGATTATAATGCAGTCCAGTGGTAACCAGGAATTAATCAAGGAAACATTAGTCAGGCTTGTCAAAACTTTTAATTCTGGATTATATGATCAATATGGATTATCGTTAGTCACGGTTTGGTGCTTAGGTGAATACTCAGATCTGATAATTGATAATAACAATGCAGAAATGAATGAATCCAAAATTTTTGATATTATCAATTCAATTCTAGCAGTATCCGATTTTTCCAATGACGAtgagaagttgaagattaAAATCTATGTGCTAACGGCATGCCTAAAGCTATCAgtgaaattcaaaattccCTCCAATGTTGAGAAGCTGAGAATGATCATCTCAAATGCTTCAAAGGATATCAATCTAGAAATTCAAACAAGAGCTGTCGAGTATCTGAAGATCTTTGGCGAACCAATGACCATCAGGCGAGGCTTATTGGAGAGAATGCCTGCTCCCCCAGtcaaaaaacaagaaatcaCATCTCTGCTAAATAGAACAACATTGTATGGGGAGAATGCAGTAAAAGATACTAATCAAGGCTCCTCAAAAGCATCGAAATCTGGAGATCTATTGTTGGATTTActtggtgatgatgatacGAGCAACAAGACTAACTCCAATTCGACACTATCAAAAGGAATTAAtggaaaggaaaaagatAATGTTATCGATTTACTAAGTGATATTTTCGGCACAAGCTCCATAAATGCCACTACAAGTAATAACAACGGTAATACCATTGATAGTAAGGAACCGGAATCTCTGGAAGTGTTCAATGACGGCTCAATCCGGGTGGGTTTTATTGTAGAAAAAGTTGCAAGCGGAAGTTGCGAACTTCAAGCAGTTGTCAAGAATATATCTACTAATACCATCACTGGGATCTCAGTCCTCTGCGCTGTTTCAAAGCAACAGAATCTACAATTGTCATCAATTGCAAAGACAACACTAAATGCACAAGATTACACTCCTCTCACCCTAAAAATCACGGGAAAGCCTGGAAGCAAAGTGAAGGTGCGTGTTAAACTAGGATATATCCTAAATGGCAAGGTTGATAGGCAATTTGACTATGTCAACAGCGAAAACACGTTGTAG
- a CDS encoding uncharacterized protein (PKUD0A03640; similar to Saccharomyces cerevisiae YDR057W (YOS9); ancestral locus Anc_3.306), giving the protein MFVEYRSVLLLSLLLLSSCGLGKSTRSYDKKYQIYRHLNKANETFIQNACDTLSFKCYSLYVDQLEYHCLIPLVNDTLETEKVEAKDAAQLEAEKDQAIEVIRNFNLEMRGKVALKPAGYWYYAVRFDHDIHQYHVGASGLPDYNYKLAAWSNNDPSISFDSKPYHKEPEAEDPYAIKSNFEVIETEDKTKYVSQRISNGETCDLTGLPRTTTINYFCNVNLKSPLIVSVNEWRTCEYIIDLQSSYFCDYDMWMPPKTLMNHHIDCYPNTDTFETLGEKIDIHGLVLDPLTEGVFLGRRGESRRFVVLLTKDYNLWNVNGIDQDVQFEHLLSDIASGFQKYTRNLKLSTYIDDISTIVLLDDTFKLGFETYDGSGSYIGNIMVEHDRNGYFVSYFTDEDIPEESNWLEYESILMLQ; this is encoded by the coding sequence ATGTTTGTTGAATACAGGTCGGTTcttttattatcattattgttattatccTCTTGCGGGTTAGGAAAAAGCACAAGAAGTTACGATAAAAAATACCAGATTTATCGGCACTTAAACAAGGCGAATGAAACATTTATACAAAATGCATGTGATACATTGAGCTTCAAATGCTATTCCTTATATGTAGACCAATTAGAATATCATTGTTTGATTCCACTAGTGAATGACACACTTGAAACAGAGAAGGTGGAAGCTAAAGATGCAGCACAGCTCGAAGCTGAAAAAGATCAAGCAATAGAAGTTATACGGAACTTTAACTTGGAAATGAGAGGAAAGGTTGCTTTAAAGCCTGCGGGATACTGGTATTATGCAGTGAGGTTTGATCATGATATTCATCAGTACCACGTGGGCGCTTCAGGATTGCCTGACTATAACTATAAACTTGCAGCATGGTCGAATAATGACCCATCAATTTCCTTTGATTCCAAACCATACCATAAGGAACCTGAGGCAGAAGATCCTTATGCGATTAAGTCTAACTTTGAGGTGATCGAAACAGAAGACAAAACAAAGTATGTTTCACAAAGAATATCCAATGGAGAGACATGTGACCTAACGGGTTTACCACGTACAACCACCATCAACTACTTCTGTAATGTCAATTTAAAATCCCCTTTAATAGTATCCGTCAATGAATGGAGGACGTGTGAGTATATCATTGATTTACAAAGTAGCTACTTTTGCGATTATGATATGTGGATGCCACCGAAAACTTTAATGAACCACCACATTGATTGTTATCCAAATACAGAtacttttgaaactttagGAGAGAAGATAGATATTCATGGACTGGTTCTCGACCCTCTAACAGAAGGAGTTTTTTTAGGTAGGAGAGGTGAATCTAGAAgatttgttgttttattAACCAAGGATTACAACTTGTGGAATGTAAATGGAATCGATCAAGATGTCCAATTTGAACATTTGCTCTCAGACATAGCTTCTGGATTTCAGAAATATACaagaaacttgaaattaAGTACATATATAGACGATATTTCAACGATAGTGCTACTGGATGATACTTTCAAGCTGGGATTCGAGACGTATGACGGCAGTGGCTCATATATTGGCAACATCATGGTAGAGCATGACAGAAACGGTTATTTTGTAAGTTATTTTACAGATGAAGATATACCGGAGGAGTCCAACTGGTTAGAATATGAGTCGATTCTAATGCTCCAATAG
- a CDS encoding uncharacterized protein (PKUD0A03660; similar to Saccharomyces cerevisiae YMR210W), with the protein MQAYMFVLELIYSTISKLGIPIPFFQNTCVVLVTSYILWAIFSNFNIINRVNVSYSYNPIHFYNNELKKPVCMEEFIHENIPEFRDKSWSLFNPFLFNGHLQTMFAGIRKFKNVDKLYFHRQIRYAGDGGCVALDHVIGKDEFFNYDKSKIVYPKNQPKKLDECTRYMTQDELDIQSKGSDDDKAIVITLTGLSGSSAEAYIRCLYKKLEKISEFELFVINSRGCGNSSLSTPKLFCALWTEDIRELVKYFKKVYPNRKIYLFGVSLGSIVLSNYLAQEGENSGVELGIALASIWDLRTSSYFLENGFISSLFYSTAMTFPLMMLLKSHSNELLQDPTFKSQYTNKLVRKIWKLKDFDNVFTSKLFGFTCADDYYTHASPIYKLDKIKTPYVNISSLDDPITGGLQVGALPLDQAKYNPFISMINTSLGGHVGFFKWNNERWYAEPLSKLIIQFHEKLSCKPGFEIQVDDKYIPKPVLIDGKLPINKHLVN; encoded by the coding sequence ATGCAAGCATATATGTTTGTATTAGAGCTAATATATTCGACAATTTCTAAGTTAGGGATACCTATTCCTTTCTTTCAGAACACATGCGTGGTTTTAGTCACCTCTTACATTTTATGGGctatattttcaaacttcAATATAATCAACAGAGTCAATGTATCCTATTCTTATAATCCCATCCACTTTTATAATAACGAATTGAAGAAGCCAGTGTGCATGGAAGAGTTTATCCATGAAAATATTCCAGAGTTCAGAGACAAGTCATGGTCGTTATTTAAtccttttttatttaatgGCCATTTACAGACAATGTTTGCAGGAATTaggaaattcaaaaatgtcGATAAATTGTATTTTCATAGACAAATTAGATATGCAGGGGATGGTGGGTGTGTAGCATTAGATCATGTAATCGGTAaagatgaatttttcaactatGATAAATCTAAAATCGTTTACCCGAAAAATCAACCAAAGAAGCTAGACGAATGTACCCGTTATATGACGCAAGATGAGTTGGACATCCAGAGTAAAGGATCGGACGATGATAAGGCAATTGTGATTACACTGACTGGGTTATCAGGATCATCCGCTGAGGCTTATATTAGATGTTTATACAaaaagttggaaaaaatatcagaaTTTGAGCTATTTGTTATTAATTCACGGGGATGCGGTAACTCCAGTTTATCAACACCTAAATTATTCTGTGCATTGTGGACAGAAGATATTAGAGAACTTGtgaaatattttaaaaagGTCTATCCTAATAGGAAAATCTATTTATTTGGAGTTAGTTTAGGCTCAATTGTTTTATCGAATTATTTAGCACAAGAAGGTGAAAACTCAGGTGTCGAGCTGGGCATTGCATTAGCTTCAATTTGGGATTTACGCACATCATCTTATTTCTTGGAGAATGGATTTATTTCCTCATTGTTTTACTCGACAGCAATGACTTTCCCCCTAATGATGTTGCTGAAATCACATTCTAATGAACTATTACAAGATCCAACATTCAAGTCTCAATATACTAATAAACTAGTCCGCAAGATATGGAAATTAAAAGACTTTGATAATGTCTTCACCTCTAAGTTATTTGGGTTTACTTGTGCAGATGATTATTACACTCACGCGTCACCCATCTACAAacttgataaaataaaaactcCTTATGTTAATATTAGTTCACTTGATGATCCAATAACAGGGGGCTTACAAGTTGGTGCTCTGCCACTTGATCAGGCTAAATACAATCCTTTCATTTCAATGATCAACACATCTTTAGGTGGCCATGTTggctttttcaaatggaaCAATGAGAGATGGTACGCGGAACCACTATCGAAACTGATTATCCAATTTCATGAAAAACTATCCTGTAAACCAGGTTTCGAGATTCAAGTTGATGACAAATATATTCCTAAACCAGTATTAATTGATGGGAAATTACCGATCAATAAACATTTAGttaattga
- a CDS encoding uncharacterized protein (PKUD0A03650; similar to Saccharomyces cerevisiae YBR046C (ZTA1); ancestral locus Anc_3.253) → MSAPVIKVTISSVLPFSPISSFTWRISRALSFNLAKAPIRKMTTNVPEKQAVIYYQQNGGPDVLKYTFDYPVPTITANEILVKNKYAGVNYIETYFRKGIYPTTFPFIPGREAAGEVVAIGKDVANYNIGDKVAYIGTKNFAQFTTLDSKKTTIINLGKDASDEQLKLYAASLIQGLTALTFIDEAYKVKEDDFILVTAAAGGVGLILDQLIGKIRGGHVIAVASSDEKLAKAKENGAEFLLNSSKLSYDEIADEILKITHGKGVQATFDSVGKDTFEMDLKVVARKGTIVSFGNASGTVEPLLINRLSPKNVKVLRPQLYGYISEADEFKYYSKSLFDLIDSGKLKIDIYKVYPLKEYKEATIEMEARKTTGKIVLEIPQ, encoded by the coding sequence ATGTCTGCCCCTGTGATTAAAGtaacaatttcttcagtGTTGCCGTTTAGTCCAATCTCGAGTTTTACTTGGAGAATATCAAGAGCGCTATCATTTAATTTAGCTAAAGCCCCAATCCGCAAAATGACAACTAATGTTCCCGAAAAGCAAGCCGTCATTTATTACCAACAAAATGGTGGTCCAGATGTCTTGAAGTATACTTTCGACTACCCAGTCCCAACTATAACCGCCAATGAAATATTAGTTAAAAATAAGTACGCTGGTGTGAATTACATTGAAACTTACTTTCGTAAGGGTATTTATCCCACCACTTTCCCATTTATCCCAGGCCGTGAAGCTGCTGGTGAAGTTGTTGCCATAGGTAAGGATGTAGCCAATTATAATATTGGTGACAAGGTTGCTTATATAGGCACTAAAAACTTTGCACAATTTACCACATTGGATTCTAAAAAGACCACTATTATTAATTTAGGGAAAGACGCTTCTGATGAACAGTTGAAATTGTATGCGGCTTCTCTAATTCAAGGTTTAACTGCCCTGacttttattgatgaagccTATAAAGTTAAGGAGGATGATTTTATTCTTGTTACGGCCGCAGCTGGTGGTGTTGGATTGATCTTAGATCAATTAATTGGTAAAATCAGAGGCGGACATGTTATTGCGGTTGCGTCTTCCGATGAAAAGCTTGCCAAAGCAAAGGAGAATGGTGCtgaatttttgttgaattccTCAAAATTATCATATGATGAGATTGCAGATGAGATTTTAAAAATCACTCATGGTAAAGGCGTTCAAGCAACTTTTGATTCCGTTGGTAAGGACACATTTGAAATGGATCTTAAGGTTGTTGCAAGAAAAGGTACTATAGTTTCCTTTGGTAACGCTTCTGGTACAGTTGAGCCTTTATTAATTAATAGGTTGTCTCCTAAAAATGTGAAAGTTTTAAGGCCTCAGTTGTATGGTTATATTTCTGAAGCGGATGAATTTAAGTACTACTCAAAATCGCTGTTTGACTTGATCGACTCGGGGAAGTTAAAAATTGACATTTACAAAGTTTACCCTTTGAAAGAGTACAAGGAAGCAACTATTGAAATGGAAGCAAGAAAAACGACGGGTAAAATCGTCTTGGAGATTCCACAATAA
- a CDS encoding uncharacterized protein (PKUD0A03690; similar to Saccharomyces cerevisiae YPR028W (YOP1); ancestral locus Anc_7.434) produces the protein MDFKSIQTQAQQYLSKIDQHTKKIGVLDQFEQQTKLPRSYAVLGAAGLYMLLVFLNLGGIGQLLSNLAGFAFPGYLSLKALKTQTKSDDTKLLTYWVVFAGLQIIEFWSKTILYWIPAYFLFKTLFLVYIALPATNGAELIYTKILAPATDRFITVDPASDLLNKVQEKTE, from the exons ATGGACTTCAAATCTATCCAAACACAAGCACAACAGTACCTAAGCAAAATTGACCAA CACACTAAGAAGATTGGTGTCTTGGACCAATTTGAACAACAAACCAAACTTCCAAGATCCTATGCCGTTTTAGGTGCAGCGGGTCTTTACATGTTGTTGGTCTTTCTTAATCTTGGTGGAATTGGACAATTGTTAAGTAACTTGGCTGGCTTTGCATTCCCAGGTTACCTGTCGCTGAAGGCATTAAAGACTCAAACCAAGAGTGACGACACCAAATTGCTAACATACTGGGTTGTCTTTGCTGGCTTACAAATCATTGAGTTCTGGTCAAAGACCATTTTATACTGGATTCCAGCATACTTCTTGTTCAAAACCTTGTTTTTGGTTTATATTGCACTTCCAGCAACTAACGGAGCAGAGCTCATCTACACCAAGATCCTTGCGCCAGCAACCGATAGATTTATCACTGTTGATCCAGCATCTGACTTATTGAACAAGGTCCAAGAAAAGACCGAGTAA
- a CDS encoding uncharacterized protein (PKUD0A03680; Pfam Domains: MFS_1(1.2e-32)|Sugar_tr(5.3e-24)) yields MTLHKNSNEGVQASGFELQDNLDVPHSNASFQSFKSDEAEQAHNNEHLMEKPQFNKATISNYCKTRFTELFPTKQSMAANKHLLNPLPGLRMIGFKQWLLILSGFLAWTWDAYDFFSISLNTVQLAKDFDKTVKDITWGITVVLMLRSVGGFFFGYLGDKYGRKWPLIANLMCVCFLEIGTGFIKNYSQFLGVRAVFGIMLGGVYGNAAATALDDCPAEARGFISGFLQQGYAFGYLLAVVFKRAIADNSPHRWRAMFWFGAGVCFLICCFRAVLPETKAFQRNKEIERYNEEHGIHQRSFKEKATTSLKIYWLMIIYMVLLMAGFNFMSHGSQDLYPTLLTVRYNFSDNATTVTNCVANIGAITGGIIIGHFSNFIGRRLSIIICCIIGGALIYPWAFVDNANINAGAFFLQFFVQGAWGVVPVHLSELAPPDFKAFVVGIAYQLGNLASSASSTIETTIGVHFPMTSPGGEPIFDYAKVMAIFVGCVFAYVLLITFIGPERKSVSFEEPVDEDIEINEKIKHNEEIEAGSNLGTSRA; encoded by the coding sequence ATGACTTTACACAAAAATTCCAACGAAGGAGTTCAAGCTTCAGGGTTTGAGCTCCAAGATAATCTGGATGTTCCGCATTCTAATGCATCATTCCAAAGCTTTAAATCCGACGAGGCTGAACAGGCTCACAATAATGAACACTTGATGGAGAAGCCTCAGTTTAATAAGGCAACAATCTCCAACTACTGTAAAACAAGATTTACTGAGTTGTTCCCAACAAAGCAGTCGATGGCTGCCAACAAGCACCTTTTGAATCCTCTTCCTGGTTTAAGAATGATTGGTTTCAAACAATGGCTCTTGATTTTATCTGGGTTCCTTGCATGGACTTGGGATGCCTATGATTTCTTTTCGATTTCTCTAAATACTGTCCAATTGGCTAAGGATTTTGATAAGACAGTCAAGGATATCACCTGGGGTATTACTGTTGTTTTGATGTTGAGATCTGTCGGtggtttcttctttggttaCTTGGGTGATAAGTACGGTAGAAAATGGCCTTTAATTGCAAATCTAATGTGTGtctgttttcttgaaatcgGTACtggatttatcaaaaactACTCCCAATTCTTGGGTGTTAGGGCTGTTTTCGGTATTATGTTGGGTGGTGTCTATGGTAATGCGGCTGCAACTGCGTTGGATGATTGTCCTGCAGAGGCAAGGGGCTTTATTTCTGGTTTCTTACAACAAGGTTACGCATTTGGTTATTTGTTGgctgttgttttcaaaagagCAATTGCTGATAATTCCCCTCACAGATGGAGAGCAATGTTTTGGTTCGGTGCTGGTGTCTGTTTCTTAATTTGTTGCTTCAGAGCTGTCTTGCCGGAAACTAAggctttccaaagaaacaaggaaattgaaaggtATAATGAAGAACATGGTATTCACCAGAGGTCTTTCAAGGAAAAGGCCACTACTTCTTTGAAGATCTACTGGTTGATGATCATTTACATGGTTCTGTTAATGGCtggtttcaatttcatGTCCCATGGTTCTCAAGATTTATATCCAACCTTATTGACTGTTAGATATAATTTTAGTGATAATGCTACAACTGTTACAAACTGTGTTGCAAATATTGGTGCAATCACAGGTGGTATCATTATTGGACATTTCTCGAATTTCATTGGTAGAAGATTGTCGATCATTATCTGCTGTATTATTGGTGGTGCTCTAATTTATCCTTGGGCCTTTGTTGACAATGCAAACATTAATGCAGGAGCTTTCTTTTTACAGTTCTTTGTGCAAGGTGCTTGGGGTGTTGTTCCAGTTCATTTATCCGAATTGGCACCACCTGACTTCAAAGcctttgttgttggtattgCATACCAATTGGGTAATTTGGCATCCTCTGCAAGTTCCACCATTGAAACAACAATTGGTGTGCACTTCCCAATGACTTCTCCAGGTGGTGAACCAATCTTTGATTATGCAAAAGTTATGGCAATTTTCGTTGGCTGTGTCTTTGCATATGTGTTACTTATCACATTTATTGGTCCAGAGAGGAAATCTGTGTCCTTTGAGGAGCCAGTTGATGAGGATATcgaaatcaatgaaaaaatcaaacacaatgaagaaatcgaGGCTGGCTCTAACTTGGGAACTTCAAGAGCATAA